The following are from one region of the Colias croceus chromosome 4, ilColCroc2.1 genome:
- the LOC123690819 gene encoding nucleosome-remodeling factor subunit NURF301, with protein MSGRGAKKRGRPPKSGTFEKNRKFQYHLLKKPKYLQAQNIGSGSLASTPSASRASSPQGSDTSKRSTRKQRGGKSHKSRRGGLSNAYSRRGYNPQAADYHESEYHYGSDFGDEFSDRSEPEEDRVSESSDGSVSEGAASDSDFSVSSYNSTVGTPRKPTNINRPPSPDPLWLQQERQIPHLDLPLSSDDLIIPHNTVLQVVGVYEVIRHFRHLVRLSPFRLEDLCAAVSCEEQSNLLTEVHIMLLRALLREEDAQQTHFGPLDHKDSVNITLFLLDVMTWPEVLRVYVDSDKTFDKNISRILNSCEYPFTTVEDRLSVLQFLCNQFLITNPVRDDLISEVPIHYDDHCRVCHRLGDLLCCETCPAVYHLECVDPPLDDVPSEDWQCALCKQHKTVGVTDCLSDAEKQGILCRHEHLGFDRHGRKYWFIARRIFIEAENGDVWYYTTAQQFQELLDVLDSKEMEAPLVRELLEMKDEILRQMDITEKLTNQLKGNRKSYIEVQNTNIIKQRKQKDQGPNDDERHPDMSLMSDGDIVNEVTVTSDEPERNDDDDSNDDENKVKSNSRARIVKKNDEVTERLTRQKTNQISNGTYLFKLGNENAFKTYINQYTTNPLALNKPQRNEERDKKRYISHKFSLSSGQEFKWIGLLNATKPLLVATLRQTLLHLESNIVLQFMHPNWSLLRKPWVQAVQLCQAPRDFARALCVLQACIKSAVWVPAWHEQLGHVRLMRTTAVEREERKKLDKREKKERDEEEERYRTAYNFVKYSLGLHHQVWKQKGEEYRIHGQWGWLWNSTTRKFKKRFTNVKLSLSHGPAKIAVRVREGSIIKVLAVEPKTYEYLTSDGSADQDVLAKLPPSMRNMTLEKDTEDFEEIDVEKALSSSTRRYYPKIARKSKLDDFLARRTYLKFMEEKKIGNLLNNVKKEEIDVKSEEDKNIDIENEDAEADSSAICNINQTKNESNTMSTDIDILREKYLKLNTLTKQYKCYSSECNKVESSVNNADLKYKCFSPLCMEKGNLLNNLLTLLKSGSGNNASLNSKENNKMSILEQYLLGKSSNSNENILTDLLSAVACAQECDNKNTDCYVKRKSSDDFDIPAKVEKSENENNSCLLKSENTLEECAVPAVGNEMDIDIGNNNVDDDEVEIGPLKELTDTDGQNAENDEEKSRPPIPKLKITRGKFAKQNKEAKNYECSVKPEKSADVPKYRAAINRRFGTKGVKKEEKTIKEEKTESGIIRVYSTEKPNGKLYLKKVQTAAIEKKKKRTPVKYPPCSSFHTKSKAKTIMVLPNHELRKLCRQGGHTTVTGFSHSAKPNQLVWPYPCARPLFKTCWLYRTVNLQWLASAALQLRVMWACLRWDDMAAKPATADGKHQLTTDTEIVSLELLKHRHIGQFSERTQYLRRRVVIPLELPKTVREVTSIRSGLRKRKRAESPQNTEPQVTEEWVDEDKLELWEVRQYGERAERVTPVTRTSTGKLPQRNAAPTPANASDIKDKMEQQLREQRAAHQQKRALEMSQDKSKGTPNSGKNTLSTLLTSNTPTSGGQKTVIGTRRIIMTKGADGTTRVISQPITGVKLSGETPSKGTPQKESTPQKVQIIRGPDGKVTVRGLLPGQQLVQMSDGKLHVMMAGQQGIAGQLIAASPFKSEADKCQNANNDKTSNAANPEEIKSGTPRLTVQASQQSSPAGRHIVVQPAQQVVVQTSQQAVAQPSQQLMVQPAQQIVVQAGTRVAGQPRMQTVLVQRAATQLRPASPAPRAQTPRPRAPATQQIVVNNPALVQQLAAGKIHLATVNGQQVLIRPTGNNQAQIVAHIGQSPAPAATQAAAPPAALAPPPLAPAPAPSPAPAPSARPPPLAPASAPPQQQLTEDQIMEKRLLAGQPPGTVIKTVTAQVMQTSSGPSIVLQGLHGYSLTPQQLGLVQHQVKQQLLKAQESTGKQGMLGPRKMYLAVQPAPGTQPLQTIQSLPIPTPAQQDSNDEDKLKRQSLVNGEDNVAVAATNKEAIPSKPEDIPGNNTKTDIVNSGHDEAQNKKFILTPDYIQQTIKSALKQENLNPEIEEKLLQLQRYQEKQMKPEVHVEREPRVVPVAARSPSPPPPRRRGLSRLDDDDEWVESSPRKRSRRPLSPAPPPAAPPPPAPPRAAPRLAPAPPAPAPAPAPSPAAPAPSPRAPPAAAHSAAEERRRAASTNSRLQMILFKHKEMLKKDIIKKRGLLEKELGVEIQKELSAELALRTRAERSKQEEVRGKRRTTSVSREATPRNNKKSNKKEKLLCICRTPYDNTKFYVGCEHCSNWFHGDCVGVTEEMSKTMEEYVCSDCRRAEETQELYCLCRQPYDNSQFYICCDRCQDWFHGRCVGILQSEADNIDEYICPNCQKNNSVNYANMKELTPKDYENLKRLVKQIQLHKNAWPFMEPVDPREAPTYYKIIKEPMDLQTVERKVIDQTYSTLSEFIGDMTKIFDNCRYFNPKDSEFYRCAESLEAFFAQKIKYFREKLFDSTQ; from the exons ATGTCGGGGAGGGGGGCCAAAAAACGCGGGAGACCCCCAAAATCCGGAACTTTTGAAAAGAATAGAAAATTCcaatatcatttattaaaaaaacctaaatatttaCAAGCACAAAACATAGGTTCGGGTTCATTAGCAAGCACTCCTTCTGCATCGAGAGCATCATCGCCACAGGGAAGTGATACAAGCAAACGAAGTACACGAAAACAGAGAGGAGGTAAATCACATAAAAGTCGAAGAGGAGGTTTGTCAAATGCTTATTCTAGAAGAGGATATAACCCTCAGGCGGCAGACTATCACGAATCCGAGTACCACTATGGATCTGATTTTGGTGATGAATTTAGTGATAGATCAGAACCTGAAGAAGATCGTGTCAGTGAAAGTTCGGATGGATCAGTTAGTGAAGGTGCAGCAAGTGATAGTGACTTTTCTGTTAGCAGTTATAATTCTACAGTGGGTACTCCTAGAAAACCTACAAATATCAATAGGCCACCTAGTCCAGATCCACTCTGGTTACAGCAGGAAAGACAGATACCCCATTTAGATTTACCATTATCATCTGATGATTTAATTATTCCCCATAATACAGTTTTGCAAGTAGTAGGTGTTTATGAAGTAATACGGCACTTTAGACACCTTGTCAGGCTTTCTCCATTTAGATTAGAGGACCTATGTGCAGCTGTCAGTTGCGAAGAgcaaagtaatttattaactGAAGTACATATAATGTTGTTACGGGCCTTATTAAGAGAAGAAGATGCCCAACAAACTCACTTTGGTCCTTTAGATCATAAAGATAGTGTCAATATAACATTGTTTCTGCTAGATGTTATGACTTGGCCTGAAGTTTTACGAGTGTATGTGGATAGTGATAAAACATttgataaaaacatttctagGATTTTGAATTCTTGTGAATATCCATTTACAACAGTAGAAGACCGACTTTCAGTTCTACAATTTTTATGTAACCAATTTTTAATAACCAACCCAGTACGTGATGATTTAATAAGTgaag TTCCTATACATTATGATGACCATTGTCGGGTGTGTCACCGTTTAGGTGACTTATTGTGTTGTGAAACCTGCCCTGCTGTTTACCATTTGGAATGTGTGGATCCACCCTTAGACGATGTGCCATCAGAAGATTGGCAATGTGCTTTATGTAAACAACATAAAACTGTTGGTGTTACAGACTGTTTATCAGATGCTGAAAAACAGGGAATATTGTGTCGTCATGAGCATTTAGGTTTTGATAGACATGGTAGAAAATATTGGTTTATTGCAAGAAGAATTTTCAT agAGGCTGAAAATGGGGATGTATGGTACTACACAACGGCTCAGCAGTTTCAGGAATTGCTTGATGTGTTAGACAGTAAAGAGATGGAAGCACCCCTTGTTCGTGAACTTTTAGAAATGAAAGATGAGATACTTCGTCAAATGGACATTACAGAAAAATTGACAAATCAACTCAAAGGCAACCGGAAATCTTATATAGAAGTACAGaatactaatataattaaacaaaggAAACAAAAAGATCAAGGACCCAATGATGATGAAAGACATCCAGATATGTCACTCATGTCCGATGGAGATATAGTGAATGAAGTTACTGTTACTAGTGATGAACCTGAAagaaatgatgatgatgattctaatgatgatgaaaataaagtaaagAGCAATAGCAGAGCTAGAATagtaaagaaaaatgatgaag TGACTGAAAGATTAACACGACAGAAGACTAACCAAATATCAAATGGGACCTACTTATTTAAACTTGGCAatgaaaatgcatttaaaacgTATATAAATCAATATACAACAAATCCCTTGGCTCTAAACAAACCACAAAGAAACGAAGAAAGGGATAAAAAACGTTATATATCACATAAGTTTTCTTTATCATCAGGTCAAGAATTTAAATGGATTGGTTTATTAAATG CAACTAAGCCATTGCTTGTGGCAACACTACGGCAGACATTACTGCATTTAGAGTCAAACATAGTATTACAATTCATGCATCCCAATTGGAGCCTACTTAGAAAGCCATGGGTGCAAGCAGTACAACTATGTCAAGCACCTAGGGACTTTGCTAGAGCTCTTTGTGTACTCcag GCATGTATAAAAAGTGCAGTTTGGGTACCAGCCTGGCATGAACAGCTAGGACATGTTCGTTTAATGCGAACAACTGCTGTTGAGCGCGAAGAAAGGAAAAAGCTAGATAAAAGAGAGAAAAAAGAAAGAGACGAGGAAGAAGAAAGATACCGAACAGCTTATAATTTTGTGAAATACTCACTAGGTCTTCATCATCAG GTTTGGAAGCAAAAAGGTGAAGAGTATAGAATTCATGGACAGTGGGGTTGGTTATGGAATTCCACaacaagaaaatttaaaaaaagattcACAAATGTGAAATTGTCTCTGAGTCATGGACCTGCAAAGATAGCAGTTAGAGTACGAGAAGGCAGCATCATAAAAGTTCTTGCTGTTGAACCTAAAACATATGAATATTTGACGTCAGATGGCTCTGCAGATCAAGATGTTTTGGCAAAAT TGCCACCTTCAATGAGAAACATGACCTTAGAGAAAGATACAGAGGATTTTGAAGAGATTGATGTTGAGAAAGCTTTAAGTTCATCAACACGACGATATTACCCTAAAATTGCTAGAAAATCCAAACTAGATGATTTTCTAGCTAGACgtacatatttgaaatttatggAGGAAAAGAAAATaggaaatttattaaataatgtaaaaaaggaAGAAATTGATGTTAAAAGTGAAGAAGACAAAAATATAGACATTGAAAATGAAGATGCAGAAGCTGATAGTTCTGCAATTTGTAATATCAATCAAACTAAAAACGAATCAAATACAATGAGTACCGATATAGATATATtgagagaaaaatatttaaaattaaatacactaACAAAACAGTATAAATGCTATTCTTCTGAATGTAACAAAGTAGAATCATCTGTCAATAATGCTGATCTGAAGTATAAGTGCTTTTCACCATTGTGTATGGAAAAAGgaaatttactaaataatttattgacatTGCTTAAAAGTGGCTCTGGCAACAATGCAAGTTTAAATtcaaaagaaaacaataaaatgtcTATTTTGGAACAATATTTGTTAGGCAAAAGTTCAAATTCTAACGAGAATATTTTAACTGATTTACTTTCGGCAGTTGCTTGTGCTCAGGAgtgtgataataaaaatacagactGTTATGTTAAAAGAAAGTCTAGTGATGATTTCGATATACCTGCCAAAGTAGAGAAAAGTGAAAATGAGAATAATAGCTGCCTATTAAAGAGTGAAAATACGTTGGAGGAATGTGCTGTTCCTGCTGTTGGCAATGAGATGGACATTGACATTGGTAACAATAatgttgatgatgatgaggTTGAAATTGGACCACTTAAAGAGCTTACTGATACTGATGGTCAAAATGCAGAGAATGATGAAGAAAAGTCACGTCCTCCAATTCCCAAGCTTAAAATTACGCGTGGAAAATTCGCTAAACAGAATAAAGAAGCGAAAAATTACGAATGTTCAGTGAAACCAGAAAAAAGTGCAGATGTGCCCAAGTATCGTGCTGCCATAAATAGGAGATTTGGAACTAAAGGTGTAAAAAAGgaagaaaaaacaattaagGAAGAGAAAACGGAAAGTGGAATAATTCGAGTATATTCTACAGAAAAACCTAatggaaaattatatttgaagaaAGTCCAAACTGCAGCTAtagaaaaaaagaagaaaagaaCTCCAGTAAAATATCCACCATGTTCTTCATTCCACACTAAAAGTAAAGCAAAAACTATTATGGTTTTGCCAAACCATGAATTAAGAAAGTTGTGTAGACAAGGAGGTCATACTACAGTTACTGGATTTAGTCATAGTGCCAAGCCTAATCAATTGGTATGGCCATACCCTTGTGCTAGACCTCTTTTTAAAACATGTTGGCTTTATAGAACTGTTAATCTGCAATGGCTCGCAAGTGCGGCTTTACAATTGAGAGTGATGTGGGCATGTTTAAGATGGGATGATATGGCAGCTAAACCAGCTACTGCAGATGGCAAGCATCAACTCACAACAGATACTGAAATTGTTTCACTAGAGCTTTTAAAACACCGACATATAGGCCAATTTTCTGAAAGAACACAATATTTAAGGCGACGTGTTGTTATTCCTTTGGAACTGCCGAAAACTGTTCGTGAAGTAACATCAATACGTAGTGGTTTACGGAAGCGAAAGCGTGCTGAATCTCCACAAAACACTGAACCACAG GTAACTGAGGAATGGGTTGATGAAGATAAATTAGAACTTTGGGAGGTTCGACAATATGGGGAAAGAGCTGAGCGAGTAACGCCAGTAACGCGAACATCGACAGGAAAGTTACCACAGCGAAATGCTGCCCCTACACCAGCCAATGCATCTGACATAAAAGATAAAATGGAACAGCAGCTTCGTGAACAGCGTGCTGCACATCAACAAAAACGAGCCCTGGAAATGTCACAAG ATAAATCAAAAGgcacaccaaattctggcaaaAATACTCTCTCTACATTGTTAACTTCAAATACACCTACTTCTGGGGGACAAAAAACTGTAATTGGAACGAGAAGAATCATAATGACAAAGGGGGCAGATGGAACAACTCGTGTTATTAGTCAACCCATCACTGGCGTTAAGTTATCTGGTGAAACTCCATCTAAAGGGACACCACAAAAGGAGTCTACGCCGCAAAAAGTTCAAATAATTCGAGGTCCAGACGGGAAAGTCACTGTTAGGGGTCTTCTGCCGGGACAGCAATTAGTTCAAATGTCAGATGGCAAACTGCACGTTATGATGGCCGGACAACAGGGGATCGCGGGCCAGTTAATTGCGGCATCACCCTTTAAATCTGAGGCAGATAAATGTCAAAATGCCAACAACGACAAGACTTCTAACGCGGCGAACCCAGAAGAAATCAAATCCGGTACACCTCGCCTTACGGTACAAGCTTCGCAGCAATCGTCGCCCGCCGGAAGGCACATCGTAGTGCAGCCGGCTCAGCAAGTCGTCGTGCAGACCTCGCAGCAGGCCGTCGCACAGCCTTCGCAGCAGCTAATGGTGCAGCCGGCGCAGCAGATAGTCGTGCAGGCGGGCACGCGCGTTGCGGGTCAACCGCGCATGCAGACCGTGCTCGTGCAGCGCGCGGCCACGCAGCTGCGACCCGCGTCGCCGGCGCCGCGAGCGCAGACGCCACGCCCTCGCGCGCCCGCCACGCAGCAGATAGTCGTCAACAATCCGGCGCTCGTCCAACAGCTGGCGGCCGGGAAGATTCATTTGGCGACCGTGAACGGCCAGCAAGTTCTCATCCGTCCGACGGGCAACAACCAAGCTCAAATCGTGGCGCACATCGGGCAGAGCCCAGCGCCCGCCGCGACGCAGGCCGCGGCGCCCCCGGCCGCGCTGGCGCCCCCGCCGCTCGCCCCCGCGCCGGCGCCCtcgcccgcgcccgcgccctCCGCGCGCCCGCCGCCCTTGGCGCCCGCCTCCGCCCCGCCGCAGCAGCAACTCACCGAAGATCAAATCATGGAGAAGAGGTTATTAGCTGGCCAACCGCCCGGCACCGTTATCAAAACTGTCACGGCTCAG GTTATGCAAACTAGTAGTGGTCCTAGTATAGTTCTGCAAGGACTTCACGGTTATTCTTTAACACCTCAACAACTCGGTTTAGTTCAGCATCAGGTGAAGCAACAGCTTCTAAAag CTCAAGAATCCACTGGTAAGCAAGGCATGTTGGGACCTCGGAAGATGTACTTAGCGGTGCAGCCTGCCCCCGGCACTCAACCGCTCCAGACTATTCAATCTCTCCCTATACCCACTCCTGCGCAACAG GACTCAAATGATGAAGATAAATTAAAGCGCCAATCCTTAGTGAATGGCGAAGATAATGTCGCAGTGGCCGCTACTAATAAAGAGGCTATACCGTCAAAGCCCGAAGATATACCTGGAAATAACACTAAAACAGACATTGTTAATTCTGGTCACGATGAAGCccaaaataaaaagttcattTTGACTCCTGACTATATTCAACAGA CGATCAAAAGTGCCTTAAAACAGGAGAATCTAAATCCAGAAATCGAGGAGAAACTTCTTCAGCTCCAGCGGTACCAGGAGAAACAGATGAAGCCGGAGGTTCACGTGGAGCGCGAGCCGCGCGTGGTGCCCGTGGCCGCGCGCTCGCCctcgccgccgccgccgcgccgccgcgGCCTGTCGCGCCTCGACGATGACGACGAGTGGGTGGAGAGCAGCCCGCGCAAGCGCTCGCGCCGCCCGCTGTcgcccgcgccgccgcccgccgcgccgccCCCGCCCGCGCCCCcccgcgccgcgccgcgcctggcccccgcgccgcccgcccccgcgcccgcgcccgcgccctCCCCCGCCGCGCCCGCCCCTTCGCCGcgcgcgccgcccgccgccgCGCACTCCGCCGCGGAGGAGCGCCGCCGGGCCGCCTCCACCAACTCGCGCCTACAGATGATCCTGTTCAAACATAAAGAGATGCTCAAAAAGGATATAATCAAAAAGCGAGGTCTGCTCGAAAAGGAACTCGGTGTAGAAATTCAG AAAGAATTATCGGCGGAATTGGCGTTAAGAACGCGCGCCGAGCGCAGTAAACAAGAGGAGGTGCGAGGAAAGCGACGCACCACGTCCGTCAGTCGAGAAGCGACCCCGAGgaacaataaaaaatccaACAAGAAAGAGAAGCTTTTGTGCATATGTCGAACGCCTTATGATAATACTAA ATTCTATGTTGGATGTGAACACTGCAGCAATTGGTTCCATGGGGACTGTGTTGGTGTAACGGAAGAAATGAGTAAGACTATGGAGGAGTATGTGTGCTCCGATTGTAGGCGTGCAGAAGAAACCCAGGAACTTTATTGTTTATGTCGACAACCTTATGATAATTCTCA ATTTTACATTTGCTGTGATCGATGTCAAGACTGGTTCCACGGCAGATGTGTTGGTATTCTGCAGTCAGAAGCTGACAATATTGACGAATATATTTGTCCGAATTGTCAGAAAAATAACTCGGTTAATTATGCCAATATGAAGGAACTTACTCCCAAAGATTATGAAAATTTGAAGAGACTTGTAAAACAAATACAGCTGCATAAAAATGCTTGGCCTTTTATGGAACCCGTAGACCCAAGAGAAGCTCCTACGTATTATAAGATTATAAAAGAACCAATGG ATCTGCAGACAGTGGAAAGGAAAGTGATTGATCAAACATACAGTACTTTGAGTGAATTTATTGGTGATATGACTAAAATATTTGACAATTGTCGATATTTTAACCCTAAGGACTCAGAATTTTATCGTTGTGCCGAAAGTCTTGAAGCATTTTTtgcacaaaaaattaaatactttcgtGAAAAGTTATTTGATTCCACGCAATGA